attattggtacgttatttactcaacaatcatttttattaaattctaaaaaatgtattataatAATGGGTACGCTATAAGATCCAACAAAATATctattatagttttaaaaagaaaattgattattgctaaaataacaaaaactaaattaatctacatataataatataaattaaaatatatattttttcattaaactaattttttttaaaaagaaattaaactaaaactttgtaaaataataagggaaaatttggataaatgcacttcaataagaatataatttgaaaaatacacctttgtttaaactttttgaaaaatacacttatctatatataaatttaccaaattgcctaatcttaatatttatcaattcctattaaacaatttaaaaataaaatattttaaaagaaaatcgtTAGAGATAGGGAATTATTTGTGAATCCACTGTTCAGAATTTCTTCCAACTCTTTCATATACACATGAAAGTAATCTTTCGATAAGACTTCAATGCAAGCAACACCTTTTGTTTTCAATGACTTTAAACTGTTGGTATGTGATTGTTCTtcctctgcttttttttttccattactTCTTTTTTGAATCTTGTACTCCATCTCTATATaaacaacataaattaaaaattttgtaagataCACGAATCAAATCATTGGCTCAAACAGATTTATTGGATTTTCATGACACGtgaaaaaaagaacaaaccGATGAATAATAATCAgtgcaattttttttcatattcaaaataaaaagaaaaacacatatCCGAATACATCATATTAGCTAGAACTTACTTGGCTCCGGTAGAGAAGatgaaaattttgtatagaCAAACGTGACttgcttttgttttttaacaATGTGACTTGTTTATATaagttgaagaaaataaaataaaggaaaatcTGTATAAACATCatgataaaatcaaaacaagtcATAATTCACATGTTATCTttgttattgtaaaatttaaatggtaaaataacatatttatctcaacacatatttatctaattttaatgatattattttattaatttcgaatttatatattaatttcgaCTTATATCTTGGGTAAAAAAGTCAATTCATAATTAAggaagtgtatttttcaaaagttaaaatagaaaatgcaattatcaaatttcaaatcctAAATAGTGTATTTTGCAAATTATCCCAAATAATAACCATGCGTTTTGTAAACCTGGACCAGAATCTAGTGGTTCAAAATAGGATTTTTCCTCCTTTTGTGCTGACAACTTATTATTTTAcaagataatattttattttaaagattagaattataatattagtattttctatgttttagtaAATTAGTTTTTTCTTAATCTATAAATCTTATTATCATCTTGATTTGCCGATGCTTTTTTCTAGGTGAGTCCAAATGGCGAAAACCCTGCATGGGAAGCCATAGGTTACAACGTGAACACCAATGAGAACAAACCTTCCGAAACACACAGAGAAAGACCTCTTGAAAAAGGGATGGTGGAGACCATGCAAGAAACAGAGCAAACTCTCCTCGAATCACTTGCTCAAATGGGCCTAGAAGCGGAAACAGACCACGATACGATCAGAATCAAATGCGATGCTGTCGTGGTCGGATCTGGTTCAGGAGGAGGCGTGGCTGCTTCTGTTCTAGCAAAAGCTGGTCTGAAAGTAGTTGTTATGGAGAAAGGAAGCTACTATACGCCGTCTACTTATCCTTCTACCGAAGGTCCTGGCATGGACAAACTGTATGAAAATGGAGGGATCCTCCCTACCATTGATGGGAACATGATGGTGCTCGCTGGTGCAACAGTAGGCGGTGGATCCGCTGTGAACTGGTCTGCGTGTATCAAAACGCCGAAGTCGGTTCTTCAAGAATGGTCGGAGGATCGAAACATCCCTCTTTACGCCACCAAAGAATATGTTTCAGCTATGGAACTAGTGTGGGAGAGGATGGGCGTCACGGAGACATGTGAACTGGAGGGTTTTCAGAACCAGGTTCTTAGGAAAGGTTGCGAAAATCTCGGGATCAATGTCGAAAACGTTGCCCGTAACTCCTCGGAGAGGCATTATTGTGGGTCGTGCGGGTATGGATGCAGACAAGGAGACAAGAAAGGAAGCGACCGGACTTGGCTTGTCGACGCTGTGAGCCACGGAGCTGTTATTTTAACGGGGTGTAAAGCGGAGAGATTTATACTTGAAAACAACGGTAATAACGTAGGACGCAAGAAAATGAAATGTTTAGGAGTGATTGCGAAATCTTTAAACGGAAACATAGCGAAGAAAATAAAGATCGAAGCTAGAGTAACAATTTCAGCGTCTGGTTCACTTTTAACACCTCCTTTGATGATCAAAAGCGGGTTGAAAAACCGACACATTGGTAAAAACCTTCACCTACACCCTGTCCTAATGACGTGGGGTTACTTCCCGGACAAGGCATCTTCTAGTTTCTACTTCAAGGGAAAGTCTTACGAAGGCGGGATTATAACATCAATGAGCAAAGTGTTGTCAGAAGATTCAGAAGTTAGAGCCATCATAGAGACGCCAGCACTAGGACCAGCCTCATTCTCGGTGCTATGTCCTTGGACCTCAGGGCTTGACATGAAGAAGAGAATGTCAAGATACTCAAGAACCGCGAATCTCATAACGATAGTTAGAGATCGCGGTTCAGGAGAGGTGAGAACCGAAGGCAGGATAAGCTACGTTGTTGATAAAGTAGATAGAGAGAATATCACAGCCGGGCTTAGGCAGTCGTTGAGGATACTCATAGCAGCTGGAGCAGAGGAAGTGGGAACTCATAGAAGCGACGGGCAGAAACTGATATGCAAAGGGGTTGATGAGAAGTCGATCGACGAGTTTTTGGACTCGGTGAGTGCAGAGGAAGGGCCAAAGGCGATGACCGAGAACTGGAGTGTGTATAGCTCAGCTCATCAGATGGGAAGCTGTAGAATTGGAGTGGATGAAGATGAAGGAGCAATAGATCTTAATGGAGAGAGTTGGGAAGCTGATAAGTTGTTTGTGTGCGATGGAAGTGTGTTGCCAAGTGCGGTTGGTGTTAATCCTATGATTACAATTATGTCTACGGCTTATTGTATCGCCACAAGAATTGTTAAATCCATGACCACAGGTTAATTCTTTGAAGGAAATGATTTCAATTTCCTATATCAACTCTGCATTAAAAATTTCTTGTAGGTCTGTGTAGtgtgatttattattattatttgttaaacttaactttttttacagaaaataattatataaactgtGGTTCTTAATATacttaaaatagttatataattaaGTCAAATTGTCTTGTTCTTAATATACTACGAGCAGCTCCATCAGGAGTTCTTAACCTGGGTTTCTGAACAAAAAAGCTAAAAaagtaaatgaaaaagaaattaaattttaaaaccggTTCTATAAACAGAGTTTAAAGAGACAGTAAGAACCCATACGTGTCAGTTTTGTATTGGTTGAATATGTAAAGGAAAAAAATTTCCGTGaatctctctcttccttctctttcttccatttgactaaaaaaacaaaatttctccGTCGTGGTACTCGTCGAACATCGGAGTCCTGCTCCTCAACAAGTACCTGCTGAGCAACTACGGGTTCAAGTACCCGATCTTCCTCACCTTGTGCCACATGACGGCATGCTCGCTGCTCAGCTACGTCTCCATCACGTGGATGAAGATGGTCCCTATGCAGATGATCCGATCCCGCGTCCAGTTCCTCAAGATCGCCGCGCTGAGCCTCGTTTTCTGCGTGTCGGTGGTGTTCGGGAACATCTCGCTCCGCTTTCCTCCGGTTTCGTTTAACCAGGCGATTGGTGCGACGACGCCGTTTTTACGGCCGTTTTTGCGTATTTGATAACGTTGAAGAGGGAGGCTTATGTGACGCTCGTTCCTGTTGTTACCGGTGTTGTCATTGCCAGTGCGGTaatgattatgtttttttattactttcgaaataaattaaaaatgtgaacttgatttgattcatatttGGATGTCGATAGATATGTTAGTTTACATTTCATCTTAGAATCCTTTGGGACTGATGAAAACCAAATCAATACGGTGGTTTCTTGTGAATTCGAATTCGGTGAACCTAATGACTGGTTCGAACTTAGACGTCAAGCAGAGATTATAGTGAAACTGGATCAAGAGAGGTTGTGGTCTTGTGCCATGGATTTCGATCAAACATGATTCGGTCTTTTCACTTACCCTTAAACCGAACTCTTTTCATCTTTTGCACATTAGAGTTTGATTAGATAGTGGGTGAATCTTGATTGCGATCAAGACAGGCTAACTTCAAATATGTAAGCCAAAGACTCTTCAAAGctgtttgctttttttttttccaattatcTAGTAAGACTTTAAGGGGTATGAGAATGAGAGTGTTTTGATTTTTGGGTTGTGGTGTTTCCATTGTTGCAGAGAGAGTGAAGGCAGTTTTTACTTTGGGAGACATGTTGCTGTGAAGGCAGTTTCtccaataatttataaattttttaaaatttaaatttaataattcaatttcttaaaaaaataaaattaagaatttcATATGAGTTCTCCCAATGGACCTTCTCAAAACAAATTACAATATTAAGGGTTCTAAACTTCATAAAATACACAATtaacaattaaattaatttttagaacCCATTAAAGGCTCTTACCAATGGAGGTGGTCTTAGAACGttaaatccaaaatatttcCTTTATATCCTGGGACTTGGTTGGAGACTCTccattttattattgtttaaccATCTGAGTCCATGTCACGGAACGGTACGGTCTTCACTGCCCTAAACTGGCCAACATCTTTGAAGTGCTATTCCCCACTCTTTGGTTACGAAAGGAAGATATTTTACATATAGTAACTATTGACTCGAAGTGATAAATAACGAGAGTTAACTAAGTGAACAGTAATTTAGTGAATAGTAACTTCATGAACAATAACTTAGATTATTTTGGTTGCCCTAGAAAAATAAACCTACTAATAATATTGGACTTATTCttgggtgaacctctaggttcaccaaccaataaaattgtgttatttcatattcgatatcttttaaaaaaagaaacaaaatattgtcaaattatattatctttttaaaattaaaaggtaaaaataaataaataaaaaatagtagtaatcacaaaaaaaaaatattttaacgtcatcaacaaaacattaaaccgtaaatcctaatccctaaaccctaaatcctaaaccctaaacccttgggtaaaccctaaactctaggataaatcttaaactctaggataaatcttaaactctaaatcaaaatcaataaacactaaaacactcaagggtttagggtttaggatttagggtttagagttttagggtttagtgtttttatttagagtttaggatttacccaaaggtttaaagtttacccaaagatttaggatttacctaagggtttagggtttagggtttaggatttagggtttagagattaggatttcgggtttagtgttttgctgacgacgttaaaaagatttttttagttctttttttctGTACCTGctatttttttcactttttaattttaaaaacataatataacttgataatattttgtttccttttttaaaaagatagcgaatttaaaataatgaaattctattggctagtgaacccaagaataactcataaTCTTGTGGCCACCATTGTAAACATAAAGGAAATCATTtttcttcattctctttttctctctattGAAATATCTCATTTTTCTCTACTATTTTTTCaagttcttcatgttcttcgTTTAAACTCTCATAATTCTATCAAATTTCACAGTAACATCCAAAATAAAGTTTAACCGACAAATCTTTAGATCTAGgtgagaaattcttgggttcaccccctaggatGAACCTCTaaattcaccaaccaatagtgtttgagtatttgatatttgatatcttttaaaaaaggaaacaaaattgaattttcaaataagattatatttttaaaataaaacaataaaaatacataaaaatagttacaaaaaataaaaaaataaaaaaataaatattgttaaacctttagcaaaatactaaatcctataccctaaatcttaaactccaaaccctaaattataaaccttaaatcttggataaaccgtaaaccattggaaaattttaaaccctaaatcatacattaaaaactaaatcttaataacactaaaccctaaaccctaatcactaaaccctaaaccctaaacccttggataaaccctgaacccttggataaatcataaactctaaataaaaaatatttaaaattaaaccccaaagtttatgatttatccaagggttcagagtttacccaaagtttatgatttatccaagggttcagagtttacccaaaggtttagggtttagtgattaggatttagggtttagtgttattaaaatttagtttctaaTGTATAATTTAGGTTTAAGATTTTtcaacggtttagagtttatccaaagtttaaggtttaacgtttagggtttagggtttaggatttagggtatagggtttagtattttgctgaagacttaacaatattaatttatttattttttgtaaatatttttatgtatttttatcgttttattttaaaaatataatcttatttggaaattcaattttgtttccttttttaaaagatatcaaatatcaaatactcaaacactattgatTGCAGGGGTGACTCCAAGAATTTCTCAAAAATTTTTACCTTTATAATGACTTCGAGATCATGCCAATAAGAAATCTAGCAAATGACAGTGAACAGAATTGACCCTGAATCTTACTATTGCTCGATCCAAGCAACTCAAACTACAAAATTCAATGcttgaacaaaataaaaaaagttaacatCAGTTCTCAGCATTTAGTTAAAAGATCTTAACTTGCGAGACAGCAAATGACAGTGAACAGGATTGACCCTGAATCTTACTATTGCTCGATCCAAGCAACTCAAACTACAAAATTCAATGcttgaacaaaataaaaaaagttaacatCAGTTCTCAGCATTTAGTTAAAAGATCTTAACTTGCGAGACAGGTTAAAAGTATATATGGTCTGATTTGACTTACAATGCAGAGATAGTAgatgttcttgttcttgaaaaCGAAACAGTCCCTTAGCCATGTgtttttggatttagggttcaaAAGACCCCACTGTAATTAAATATCAATTATGTTAGCTGGAAATTTTGAAGGGCTTGatctaaaagaaagaaaagaaaaatccgGGAAGATAGGCCTCTTTGTAATTGGGCTCAAGGGGTGTGGTTCTCACAAGCCATTCCAATTATGCTTTCATGACTTGGATTGCATGCAAGATAGACTCTCCACCATGGATAGAGTGTCGCGATGGAGTCAGGATGTTGATATAGTTTGTGTTCTGTGCAAAAGCAAGCCGAAGTCACGAGATCATTTGTTTTTCGATTGTATCTATTCAGCTCATATCTGGGAGTTCCTTGTTAAAGGAATATTAACGACCGCATGCACAACACAATGGGATAGAATCACTTCGATCATGCATAAGCTTTTTCTGCATACAATACGCTTTACAATCAAGGAGCCATCTATGCAGTGTGGAGAGAGAGGAATATGAGAAGACATGGTAATTCAAATACACCTTGGCAAGTTCTTCAGAGAACTGTGGAGAAGAATGTTTGCAATAAACTCAGTCTCGTGGCAAAAAATGGAGTGAAGAAGTTACTTTGTGTTTCTAGTTTGGGAGTAGAGCAACAATTACTTAGTAACAGTATGGTAGTACCACAAATTTCTATTTCATGATGCATTTGATGTAAAAAAGATTTTTGATGAATACTAATTTAGcattcaagaaaaagaaaaacctaAGTAAGCTTATTTGCATGGCACGCCAGAAGTAAGGTGAGATAGAGATTAGGTAAGCAAGCTCTCGATAAATTTGTAACATCCTGAGTTGTAATATGGAAAtgtttaagagaattgatttgactacatatgtcaccaaagttgatttactttttccgtcacacatccgtttatAACTCTAGAGTTAACCGTGTTTGGACTGGAATAGTGAAAATATGGGTGGCCTATCggaaagtgattcgcgataccttgcgagtgaggccaaaacaCATGAAAGATCATATAGTGATTGCAAgatcagtaaacaatgattgcGAACCTTCAAAAATTAACGCACCGCCCGTCGGACGGGATGGAGCCAACGGGCCGAGTGAGCGGGTGTGGGTGGCCTGTTAGCCGTGGGCAGATGGGggcgttacaagtggtatcaaagCCAGGTTAGTCATTTCGGTTCTGACCCGAGATGCGTCTTGAGATATGTCGTGAGGCGCAACtaggacgttgcgttctttgagaagggatgaattgtaacatcctgagttgtgatatatgaaaaggtttaagagaattgatttggctacctatgtcaccaaagttgacatatcttttccgtcacacatccgtttagaactccagtgtaagcgtgcttgggctggagtagtgaaaggatgatctatcgggaagtgattcgcgatatcGTGCAAATGAAGCCAAAACACGGAGAAAtgtcatgtggtgattgcagggtcagtaaacaatgatttcgagccttcaAAAATTAACGCACCGCCCGTCGGATGGGATGGAGCCCACGGGCTGAGTGAACGGACATGGGAAGCCGCCTATTAACCGTGGGCAGACGGGGCATTACAAAGTTCTCCATTTTTGCAAGTAATGTAAGCCACAAACCATTATGGATTCTTGGACCTCACactttgatttttaattatggACGACAACTTTTTTTCCCTTGGGATACATTTGCGGAAATCTAAGTTGGCGGACGACATTAGTGTCCCCGGAGACACAAGCCTAGGGAAGTAGGTAGAACctctgttctaaaaatcggccgcctagccgcctaggcggccaCCTAGGCGCTACGCGTCACTATTCCCCCCCCGATTTATGcaaaatcggtttaaaaaatcggatatccaattttctccgcctagaccgcctaaatgactgcctagccgcctaggcggccgcctaatctatttttttatttatttttaataatatatttatttatttatttgatctaaaattttataaatatcatttatattcataattttaatgaaaattacactatattaagtttatatattctatttgtgtgttttatacaatcttaaacatgaaaatgtattaatgttatacacaattaacgattaaaatgttttataacatagtaaacaatctaaaaattccgccccgcataattttagattaatctccgattttctctttaggcgctaggctcaacccgaccgcccgactagcgcctagcacGTTCCCGAACAGGGGATAGAACCATAAACCATATGGGCTAGAGACGGACCTACGTAGAAGAAGATAAATTTTACCACCTAAGACACTTTATGACTTATCAATTATTCTTGGAGACATAATTGACTTTGCACACACATTATACATGGGTAAAGACACAAAAACCCTTCACCTTAACCAAACTAAACTTTTTCAACTTTCTTTGTTGTATAAACAAGACCAATGGACACGCGCACACTCCCTAACACGTGTGAAAACCCTTGACTAATGTAAATCAAATCTCACACAAAGTTCAATCGTCTTCAATTTTGCTCACCCCTAGATTCCCGATGCTTCCTTCAAATCCAGAAAAACCATTGTCAGATCTAGAAGCGAGATTGTGAGATTAATCTAGAAGCGACACGACAAGGATCTCCGTCACCGACGCTGCAACTTCAATGGCAAGTGTATTGGGGAAGGGATGAAAAAGTTGGAGGACAAGAAGAGACGAAGACGGCGAGCATGTCGGAAGCGGTGATGGCGGAAGCGACTGAGGATGTAAAGAACTGGAAGCGTTGATGAAAGATGCGGAGGAGAGCTTAGAACTGAGGTTGGGGAGATGGCGGATGCGGCGGTGGAGAGGTTAATTAAGAGAGTGACAAAGAGTGGGTTTCAGGCTAAGAGGAGAGCTTCTGGGATGGGAGAGGCTTCCTCCTTCCCCAAAAGATACGTATTTTGGTTTTGGATCAAGATAGGCTTTGGTTGTTACTCTGTCCACAGTCCGCTCGTCCACGCCTTTGTCAAAGGCATCATGTACACACATCCCCTGTACACAACTTCTCTTTACCCAACTTTCCTATCCACACCTCCCATGTCCACACACCTAGACTAAGAACAACTTCATGGtctatattttgttgttatggTAAATGAAAAACCAGATCCATAAGTCATCCGTCCACAAATTGTCCATCCATAACTCACATGTCCACATAATTAGAACTCATGTCCAGACATTGTTTATccacaaaaaattatttattaattattaaaattattaaaatggaTGTCAaagtacaaagaaaaaaaattagaacaaactataccaaatatatttacttatgtattttaaattttgaaatacagTCAAAATAAGACATAAGGGGtgaatgtataataaaaataaaaaataataatgtaatacaatcttATTATCTACCGTTGGATCTTGTTGCTTCTAATGAAATCTAAAGACATGCAAATCTCAAATATAAAATCGTTACACACCCGTTAGATTTCTTTAGACAAATTTAAATTTGTGGTTCAGATTAAGACACAATACCAAACTTTTTTAATGTCCACAATTCAGTTGAGTTATTTTAACTTAACCATGCAAAACACAACTAACTGGGTTTGAGGGCATAAAGGTCAGAAAAATGACAGCTGTCCAAAAAAAGTGTTCCAACAGCCCAATGTATCTCTATATGTTAAAAGAACTCAAAATGTGCCTTAGATAGTAAACAATTCGTAGAAGAATGGGGTTGAAATTGACACGGgttaaaagtaattttttaatttgtaagcATACTTTAGTATTGGATACTGGCTTAGTTGGTTACAGATTGAACCCAATGATCCCCCTTTCCTGAGTTTGAACCTTAGCATGCACATATAAttgtcttcttttcttttgatataaaatcattatttgttttaatCGGGCTTAATGCATGAAATGAATTTGAGCTATGACCCAGGTAAAAAAATTCATGAGTCCGCCACTGATATGggttaatgaaaatatatatttgggcTAGTAAATTTATTCTTAGTTTCTTTTTCCCTCTAAACTGAAATATACTCTGCCTATTTCAAGATAGTAACAAAAATTTCCGTGTTGTTTAAGCCTTTATATCGGTTTAGGTAAAGTATTTTGAGTTTGTTCTTCGTCTAGCTTTAATCTAAACCACTGTTTGCAGTTTCTAAGTGGAGTTCAAAGAATGGAACAAAGCAGTGGCGgagctaaaaatatttttcactgGGGTCAAGCTAATATAGTtatgtaataatattaaaaattagtttattcaaattatattagcagctttttgttataaaaaacgGTAAACCTAAAATGATgttatttgtattaaaaattctataaactaTAGCTGTTctctataaaattaatatatactaacATCTAAATCATTTGCATAgtatataaggttttataatttattcacttaaattatttatgtaaattttattgatttttgtagataaaaattgttatcaaacaATGTTTTAGAGTTATAAAACTAAAAGCAATTGTAACAAGGAACAACTTATATACGGaagaattgattttttttcctaaagaTTGTCCATagcatattaaaaacaaacaactaacagttacaaaaaaaaaaaactaggcaATTAGATGAGAGAAAAAATTTAACGGGGTGCAAAGTTAGCATTTGAACCTTTACCAAGGGGGTCAATTTTTCAATCATTTAACTAAATCTTCCATTTTACGCTATTAAAATGAACATGtaatacaaatttttaaaagtcatGGGGTCAGCTGATCCCCATGACTTGAGTACCTCCGCCACTGGAACAATGTATTATCTGACAATAGTGAGAAAACTTAATTTACAATGCTTTATAAGAGCATCTGcaaaaaaaatctctattatggagttttgcaaactctatattttgaagtttcaaggtgttattctccaaaagcaaaacttcaaattta
The window above is part of the Brassica napus cultivar Da-Ae chromosome C3, Da-Ae, whole genome shotgun sequence genome. Proteins encoded here:
- the LOC106412173 gene encoding long-chain-alcohol oxidase FAO3-like; protein product: MMGNHTDTGNFGHLGITTAEMESLGSFCEAVLPPVSPPEEYSAGDDHCRNKEALRSFFSTSGSRTPVVRESIELITKRGTVETYLVTRLVLFLLATRLGTLLICGTECLVSRWPFVEKFSELSLEKRERVLQKQFRNWILTPIRAAFVYIKVAFLFCFFSWVSPNGENPAWEAIGYNVNTNENKPSETHRERPLEKGMVETMQETEQTLLESLAQMGLEAETDHDTIRIKCDAVVVGSGSGGGVAASVLAKAGLKVVVMEKGSYYTPSTYPSTEGPGMDKLYENGGILPTIDGNMMVLAGATVGGGSAVNWSACIKTPKSVLQEWSEDRNIPLYATKEYVSAMELVWERMGVTETCELEGFQNQVLRKGCENLGINVENVARNSSERHYCGSCGYGCRQGDKKGSDRTWLVDAVSHGAVILTGCKAERFILENNGNNVGRKKMKCLGVIAKSLNGNIAKKIKIEARVTISASGSLLTPPLMIKSGLKNRHIGKNLHLHPVLMTWGYFPDKASSSFYFKGKSYEGGIITSMSKVLSEDSEVRAIIETPALGPASFSVLCPWTSGLDMKKRMSRYSRTANLITIVRDRGSGEVRTEGRISYVVDKVDRENITAGLRQSLRILIAAGAEEVGTHRSDGQKLICKGVDEKSIDEFLDSVSAEEGPKAMTENWSVYSSAHQMGSCRIGVDEDEGAIDLNGESWEADKLFVCDGSVLPSAVGVNPMITIMSTAYCIATRIVKSMTTG